A genomic region of Raphanus sativus cultivar WK10039 chromosome 6, ASM80110v3, whole genome shotgun sequence contains the following coding sequences:
- the LOC108850906 gene encoding uncharacterized protein LOC108850906: protein MEEFGLPERLFQTGYEPSGRKRINNYFNLRWIEVVKGALTDAQQELLAESQFRQLMLMGGHTFSVMFAHQLLSRQLVTRKLYELWWLFAGKPIRYGIGEFALVTGLNCGLPPTSSLGGQQLVKGKKKGKAKAKQVGGDGVMWKTLFGSEETITPDWIISKLAQKEKYKDEETRLRLSLLLLVEGILCPTSGSTQLRPEVVEMVGDIGMFLEYPWGRESFLLTVSSGKIRSAGQLAQDTLAIQGFAHAMVLVTVCSCPQIIADPRLGEDLVSDDLPIEDIVDGVCARSVKINIVTVQTLELTGQAPVRSILCEGSDIPPLTAEKDDLRVNHMVSLIRDRFPFEINTWRGGVKASDAKQSKGVGGLGASSSETVGQPAGNAEADRPENANTEGLPGVFDVSTLARLVATELHARALPIVTSLKEGICGEIQSLKDVLLGSSVRTQVRGDDVRPVSTHPTVPSAVPETMTSPGESGRLSPGSLSPAFPVESPEDASPERMSSPTERDTACIEDIIAELAAVSEATENEGNAEAAIGSDKSSNVESHHVVSDPSLEIAVAQLPIRGPQSAEIPNEETDSEAPDKEGHSEGGTVDMESDVIVSDPALQVASDAPETSGIGGDNASQGVSSEQQLNSDVTDQPTTGEVGSENIIDGERQRRSSKRARCPNSKYTPPPLPVKKQKGKKGGSRAKQVSNKVPTMKEEASSAATTKPKQSGKETKMPTIPEEPSPAATSLANPSGSLVPETKKPDIPEVPSTVATSPAKTSGSFVAETNVGPFVGRFAPCVRPNAFRVAGFRTVMQTAREYDIGEGVTVDNTVFQSFFDSAQMQTPKAADMVVTFIRRRLRVAGITTYDFLPASFVESLRLEYQQFCRVKDIGNFSFSNIFANPGFPNMTWDAKVQVLYFPLQADRWHWIGVVVDIANWSIHVLDCNPSCLSDDKIVAVLNPIVVLLPLLIGLNSGKASAEGAMPIRRLDLSLLCEQREFSCIASILLMELHASNNISQAAHLNAEALALAAQTYAVEAFGTFNPKYLVDFPVSPSK, encoded by the exons ATGGAAGAGTTTGGTTTGCCAGAGCGCTTGTTTCAGACGGGGTATGAACCCTCGGGGCGGAAAAGAATAAACAACTACTTCAATTTGCGGTGGATTGAAGTTGTAAAAGGAGCACTAACGGATGCTCAACAGGAGTTGTTGGCTGAGTCGCAGTTTCGCCAGCTAATGTTGATGGGAGGGCATACATTTTCAGTGATGTTTGCTCACCAGTTATTGTCCCGGCAGTTGGTTACGCGGAAGCTGTATGAGCTGTGGTGGTTGTTTGCAGGGAAGCCTATACGATATGGTATTGGAGAATTTGCTTTAGTGACCGGACTCAATTGTGGGTTGCCTCCAACATCTTCTCTTGGTGGACAGCAATTGGTTAAAGGGAAAAAAAAGGGTAAAGCGAAGGCAAAGCAAGTTGGTGGGGATGGAGTCATGTGGAAAACGTTGTTTGGCAGTGAGGAGACTATCACTCCGGATTGGATCATCTCCAAATTGgcacaaaaagaaaagtataaAGACGAGGAAACCCGATTGCGTTTatctcttctccttcttgtagAAGGTATTTTGTGcccaaccagtggttcaacccaGCTAAGACCTGAGGTAGTAGAGATGGTTGGTGATATTGGGATGTTTCTAGAATATCCCTGGGGAAGGGAGTCTTTTTTGTTAACGGTTTCAAGCGGAAAGATAAGGTCGGCAGGACAATTGGCCCAAGACACCCTTGCCATACAAGGGTTCGCCCATGCTATGGTTCTAGTCACCGTGTGCAGTTGCCCACAAATAATTGCAGATCCACGTTTAGGGGAAGATCTGGTTTCTGATGATCTTCCGATTGAAGACATTGTTGATGGAGTATGTGCGCGGTCtgtgaaaataaatattgtgaCTGTGCAAACCCTTGAACTAACCGGTCAG GCTCCGGTTCGTTCCATACTATGCGAAGGGTCCGACATCCCACCATTGACAGCTGAGAAGGACGATCTACGAGTCAATCACATGGTCTCATTGATTCGAGATAGGTTCCCGTTTGAAATCAATACCTGGCGTGGAGGTGTTAAGGCTTCTGATGCAAAGCAATCGAAAGGGGTTGGAGGATTGGGAGCGTCGAGTTCAGAAACAGTTGGGCAGCCTGCTGGGAATGCTGAGGCCGACCGGCCTGAAAACGCCAATACAGAGGGGCTTCCAGGAGTGTTTGATGTATCTACGCTCGCACGTTTGGTTGCAACCGAACTACATGCCCGCGCTTTACCCATTGTAACAAGCTTAAAAGAAGGCATATGTGGCGAAATTCAGTCCTTAAAGGATGTCCTTTTAGGCTCTTCAGTGCGTACGCAAGTTCGAGGAGATGACGTCCGCCCTGTTTCTACCCATCCTACGGTCCCTTCTGCCGTCCCCGAGACGATG ACAAGTCCTGGCGAGAGTGGTCGTTTATCACCTGGTAGTTTATCACCGGCTTTTCCTGTCGAATCTCCAGAGGATGCATCACCTGAAAGGATGTCCAGTCCGACTGAACGCGATACTGCTTGTATTGAGGATATAATTGCGGAGCTAGCT GCTGTTTCTGAAGCCACTGAGAATGAAGGAAATGCCGAGGCTGCCATTGGATCAGATAAGTCCTCAAATGTGGAAAGCCATCATGTAGTTTCCGATCCATCTTTGGAGATCGCTGTTGCTCAGCTTCCTATACGTGGGCCTCAATCTGCTGAGATTCCAAACGAAGAG ACTGATTCGGAAGCCCCTGATAAAGAAGGACATAGCGAGGGTGGGACAGTAGATATGGAAAGTGATGTTATTGTTTCCGATCCAGCTTTGCAGGTCGCTTCTGATGCGCCTGAAACATCTGGGATTGGTGGAGACAAT GCATCCCAGGGTGTGTCCTCAGAACAACAACTCAACTCCGATGTGACAGACCAACCAACAACAGGCGAAGTTGGTAGCGAAAACATTATTGACGGTGAAAGGCAGAGGCGGTCAAGCAAAAGGGCTCGATGCCCGAACTCCAAATATACGCCTCCTCCACTTCCTGTCAAGAAACAGAAGGGTAAAAAAGGTGGATCCCGTGCAAAACAAGTTTCGAACAAAGTTCCAACAATGAAGGAGGAGGCTTCCTCTGCTGCTACCACCAAACCAAAACAGTCTGGTAAAGAAACGAAAATGCCAACTATTCCTGAGGAGCCTTCACCGGCTGCGACGTCACTAGCAAACCCATCGGGGTCTCTTGTTCCAGAAACAAAAAAGCCAGATATTCCTGAGGTCCCTTCAACTGTTGCGACGTCCCCTGCAAAAACATCGGGATCTTTTGTGGCAGAAACAAATGTTGGCCCTTTTGTTGGTCGATTTGCACCATGTGTGCGCCCTAATGCATTCCGTGTAGCCGGTTTTCGCACCGTTATGCAGACAGCAAG GGAGTACGATATAGGGGAAGGTGTTACCGTTGACAATACGGTTTTCCAGTCCTTTTTTGATTCAGCACAGATGCAAACACCAAAG GCCGCAGACATGGTGGTAACATTTATTCGAAGGCGCCTCCGTGTTGCGGGGATCACAACTTATGATTTTTTGCCAGCATCTTTTGTGGAATCCCTTCGTCTTGAATACCAGCAATTCTGTCGTGTCAAGGACATAGGCAATTTCAGCTTCTCCAATATATTCGCAAATCCAGGGTTCCCTAATATGACGTGGGATGCTAAAGTCCAAGTATTATACTTCCCATTGCAAGCGGACAGGTGGCATTGGATTGGTGTTGTCGTTGATATAGCCAACTGGAGCATTCATGTTTTAGATTGTAACCCGTCATGTCTTAGTGACGACAAGATCGTAGCCGTCTTGAATCCGATTGTCGTTCTTCTACCCCTACTTATAGGGCTTAACAGCGGGAAAGCATCGGCCGAAGGTGCAATGCCCATAAGGCGTCTTGATCTCTCATTGTTGTGTGAACAAAGAG AATTCTCTTGTATTGCATCGATTCTACTTATGGAACTGCATGCCAGCAATAACATCTCTCAGGCAGCACATCTTAACGCGGAGGCTCTTGCACTTGCAGCTCAGACCTATGCAGTTGAAGCTTTTGGGACATTCAACCCCAAATATTTGGTTGACTTTCCGGTTTCCCCATCCAAATAA